In one window of Fodinibius salicampi DNA:
- a CDS encoding STAS domain-containing protein encodes MKNFSINHKKVDDYDVLELSGELDAHTASQLENALKRLIDNNQHLIIVNCEELEYIASAGLGVFMAYIEDVRDMGGDIKLSNMNPKVYNVFDLLGFPTLYDIVQKEEEAIRKFENEESE; translated from the coding sequence ATGAAAAATTTTAGCATCAACCATAAAAAAGTGGACGACTATGATGTCTTAGAACTTTCCGGTGAGCTGGATGCCCATACCGCTTCGCAACTCGAAAATGCTCTGAAACGACTTATTGATAATAATCAGCACCTTATTATCGTCAACTGCGAGGAACTCGAATATATTGCAAGCGCCGGTCTCGGTGTATTTATGGCATATATTGAAGACGTGAGAGATATGGGCGGAGATATTAAGTTGAGCAATATGAATCCAAAGGTATATAATGTTTTTGATCTGCTTGGCTTCCCTACGCTATATGATATTGTTCAAAAAGAAGAAGAAGCGATCCGAAAGTTCGAAAATGAAGAAAGTGAATAG
- a CDS encoding PP2C family protein-serine/threonine phosphatase: MSHSTKHSTDRESRFELTALLETSRMLVESHDMDFVLNNLLFITMGKLMVSQAMILIYHPARNLYEVSKSKGRHWPQEGETISFSSPQDLQDRSVIQTGIDDVDLPEVIEEKEHSTLFNLQTSNNHIGFLCLGAKGNDQPLTDDEIAFIESLSIISSVAIANSRMFGELRKINRQLDRKVYELNTLLDLSKDFNIMVDRDEIIRIFKFAMLGQMLIRKFFFILEHEQQRRFVTTSGIQNEANDDEITALFELEEDVTQVDEEIAKHIPFLQKNEIHAVIGLRFQSEKIAVIGVGPRANGEEYSSSDFNFLQSLGNLALLSIQKTFLLEERIEKERLEEELSIAKSIQKGLLPDPIPECEQLDIAAQNISSAQVGGDYFDILKTPADHLLLAIADVTGKGMPAALLMANLQAMLHILLPIDITLAQASDQVNDLIYQNTPNDKFITFFWAIFNPEASTLRYVNAGHNPPILLRKGSDTPVELQEGGLILGAMPTTTPYKEATVELSSGDLLVLYTDGVTEAKNPAETEEFGEERLLTCIKKNRSKSSEKIKQAIIDEVQSYAHGIQYDDITLIVLKVN; encoded by the coding sequence TTGAGTCACTCAACCAAACATTCCACTGACCGCGAATCCCGCTTTGAATTAACGGCCCTGCTCGAGACTTCCCGCATGCTCGTGGAGTCTCACGATATGGACTTTGTCCTAAACAACCTGCTGTTTATTACCATGGGTAAACTAATGGTCAGCCAGGCCATGATTTTAATCTACCATCCCGCACGGAATCTCTATGAGGTTTCCAAGTCAAAAGGTCGCCACTGGCCCCAGGAAGGCGAAACCATCTCCTTTTCTTCTCCCCAAGATCTTCAGGATAGATCAGTAATACAAACCGGAATTGATGATGTGGATCTTCCGGAGGTAATTGAGGAAAAAGAGCACTCTACCTTATTTAACCTGCAAACCAGTAATAACCATATCGGTTTTCTTTGCCTCGGCGCAAAAGGAAACGACCAGCCTCTAACAGACGACGAAATTGCCTTTATAGAAAGCCTTTCAATAATTTCATCAGTTGCAATTGCCAACTCACGCATGTTTGGGGAACTCCGAAAAATTAACCGGCAGCTGGACCGAAAAGTTTATGAACTCAATACACTTTTAGATCTGAGCAAAGATTTCAACATCATGGTAGATCGGGATGAGATCATCCGGATCTTTAAATTTGCCATGTTGGGACAGATGCTCATCCGTAAGTTTTTCTTTATACTGGAACACGAACAACAACGCAGGTTTGTTACCACCAGTGGTATCCAAAATGAAGCGAACGATGATGAAATTACTGCTCTTTTTGAACTTGAAGAGGATGTAACCCAAGTAGACGAGGAAATTGCTAAGCACATTCCCTTCCTTCAAAAAAATGAAATCCATGCGGTAATCGGCTTGCGGTTCCAAAGTGAAAAAATAGCTGTGATCGGAGTCGGACCGCGGGCAAATGGTGAGGAATACAGTAGCTCCGATTTTAACTTCCTGCAATCGCTCGGTAACCTTGCGCTCCTCTCGATCCAAAAGACCTTTTTGCTCGAGGAACGTATTGAAAAAGAACGTCTTGAAGAGGAGTTATCCATTGCCAAGAGCATACAAAAAGGATTACTACCGGATCCTATTCCCGAGTGTGAGCAGCTCGATATTGCGGCACAGAACATCTCATCGGCACAGGTTGGCGGAGACTATTTTGATATTTTAAAAACTCCAGCCGACCATTTATTGCTGGCAATTGCCGATGTAACCGGCAAAGGTATGCCGGCAGCATTGCTGATGGCTAATCTTCAGGCGATGTTACACATCCTGCTGCCCATTGATATTACCTTGGCCCAGGCATCTGACCAAGTGAACGATCTTATCTATCAGAATACACCGAACGATAAGTTTATCACCTTTTTCTGGGCCATCTTTAATCCCGAAGCATCCACCCTTCGCTATGTAAATGCGGGGCACAATCCACCGATTCTTCTCCGTAAAGGAAGCGATACCCCTGTTGAGCTACAAGAAGGCGGATTGATTTTAGGGGCCATGCCTACTACTACACCTTATAAAGAAGCAACTGTTGAACTTTCCTCAGGAGACCTGCTGGTTTTATATACAGATGGCGTTACGGAAGCTAAAAATCCTGCAGAAACGGAGGAGTTTGGGGAAGAACGGCTGCTTACTTGCATCAAAAAAAATCGATCAAAATCCTCCGAAAAAATCAAACAGGCAATTATTGACGAGGTACAGTCTTATGCCCACGGGATACAGTATGATGACATCACTCTTATAGTCCTTAAGGTAAACTAG
- a CDS encoding alpha/beta hydrolase codes for MTIISPDAIPDKLSQLDDFLSEKESDCNLRPGAEANIIWQEDKKHRQTEYAIVYLHGFRASHPEGDPVHKKIADQLGAHLYLSRLEEHGIRSPNPLRNLTEQKLIDSARFAFAIGRKIGRKVILMGTSTGGSLALFLAATSSFRENISSLILYSPLIRFYGIKQKLLQWPLSRNMLSIIPGKSYPIKESAATKAEERIWYTSYALQGALALGKFIDQHMHSPTYKKVHCPVLAGYYYKNKQLQDKVVSVKAIQNMMPKLGTSSKYRKSVAFPHAQTHVICSSLLSQSVSSVIKETSCFLKYIGTQ; via the coding sequence ATGACTATCATATCGCCGGATGCTATTCCTGATAAGCTTTCTCAGCTCGATGATTTCTTATCTGAGAAAGAATCAGACTGCAATTTAAGGCCCGGTGCTGAGGCTAATATTATTTGGCAGGAGGATAAGAAGCACAGACAGACCGAATATGCTATCGTCTATTTGCATGGATTCCGTGCTTCCCACCCAGAAGGCGATCCGGTGCATAAAAAAATTGCTGACCAGCTGGGCGCACATCTTTATCTGAGCCGGCTCGAAGAACACGGAATTCGTTCTCCGAATCCCCTAAGGAACCTAACAGAACAAAAATTAATAGATTCCGCACGCTTTGCCTTTGCTATAGGACGAAAGATTGGTCGCAAAGTAATTCTCATGGGGACCTCCACCGGTGGATCGCTTGCTCTTTTTCTCGCAGCCACTTCATCTTTTAGAGAAAATATCAGCAGTCTCATACTCTACTCTCCGCTCATCCGGTTTTATGGCATCAAGCAAAAGCTTTTACAGTGGCCACTCAGCCGAAATATGCTCAGCATTATACCTGGAAAGTCATATCCTATTAAGGAAAGTGCTGCAACGAAAGCTGAAGAACGTATCTGGTATACATCCTATGCATTGCAGGGGGCATTAGCGCTGGGTAAGTTTATTGACCAACATATGCATTCTCCGACCTATAAGAAGGTTCATTGTCCCGTTTTGGCCGGATATTATTACAAAAATAAACAACTGCAAGATAAGGTGGTTTCGGTAAAAGCGATTCAAAATATGATGCCTAAACTAGGCACTTCTTCAAAATATCGCAAAAGTGTCGCCTTTCCGCACGCTCAAACTCATGTTATTTGCAGCTCACTCTTATCTCAATCAGTATCCAGTGTTATAAAGGAAACTTCCTGTTTTCTAAAATACATTGGCACACAATAA
- a CDS encoding SPOR domain-containing protein: MKRYTILLLAIIFITGGIVGCGPSEEEQRKAEQARQDSLEEVRQQHLEERQDSIARADSIKAAKKAQEAEEEEERMDVAFDEDGNFAVQVEAWRSRRKAEEQIKKWQNRGFENAFVVQHGNEETGDIWFRVRLGRLSTQEAARNLQAQIKENYGANSWVSTAQ, translated from the coding sequence ATGAAAAGATATACCATACTTTTACTGGCAATAATTTTTATAACCGGAGGGATAGTCGGCTGCGGTCCAAGTGAAGAAGAACAAAGAAAGGCCGAGCAAGCCCGGCAGGATTCCCTGGAGGAAGTCCGCCAGCAGCACCTGGAAGAGCGGCAAGATAGCATTGCCCGAGCTGACAGCATTAAAGCCGCTAAAAAAGCCCAAGAAGCTGAAGAGGAGGAAGAGCGCATGGATGTTGCCTTTGATGAAGACGGGAACTTTGCCGTACAGGTAGAGGCGTGGCGATCGCGCAGGAAGGCTGAAGAGCAAATTAAAAAGTGGCAAAATCGCGGATTTGAGAATGCCTTTGTCGTTCAGCATGGGAATGAGGAAACCGGTGATATCTGGTTTCGCGTTCGGCTGGGACGACTTTCCACACAAGAAGCTGCCCGAAACCTCCAAGCTCAAATTAAAGAGAATTATGGAGCCAATTCCTGGGTATCAACAGCTCAATAA
- a CDS encoding DMT family transporter: MFTYSPKVKVAVALFVGLIAFGFAPILVRLAPDTSPLVLVVYRTVFAALMLFPFWWWTRSNEKRVGKGRERLWIALSGACLGLHFTFWISSLYYTSVASASVLVAIHPIIMILVERLWFKRTFAKTTWVGVILAFGGAVLLGISDSQAEQAFANPLLGNAMAVTAAIIFVVYLLIGQKIRQKREWIDYVFPVYFYAAVACVIIALSMGKNLMDISTIGIWVGAGLAFGPQILGHGAMNLAVKSISPTLLSTLILVEPLLASVLAFFLFAELPPLLSILAMIITLMGVAFTWRRRAHSPD, from the coding sequence ATGTTTACCTACTCTCCAAAGGTAAAAGTTGCGGTTGCTCTGTTCGTGGGCTTAATTGCCTTTGGGTTCGCTCCTATTTTAGTGCGTCTTGCACCTGATACCTCACCTTTGGTATTGGTGGTATACCGCACCGTTTTTGCCGCCCTTATGCTGTTTCCTTTTTGGTGGTGGACTCGCAGCAATGAGAAGCGAGTAGGGAAGGGAAGAGAACGCTTGTGGATTGCTCTGTCCGGGGCTTGCCTTGGTCTTCATTTTACCTTCTGGATTTCTTCTCTCTATTACACCTCAGTAGCCTCGGCTTCCGTATTGGTTGCTATACATCCTATTATCATGATTTTGGTAGAACGCCTGTGGTTTAAGCGTACATTTGCTAAAACTACTTGGGTTGGAGTTATTCTGGCTTTTGGAGGGGCCGTATTACTGGGTATCAGCGACAGTCAGGCAGAGCAAGCTTTTGCTAACCCTTTGTTAGGAAACGCTATGGCAGTAACGGCAGCCATTATTTTTGTAGTATATCTTCTTATTGGCCAGAAGATTCGTCAAAAGCGAGAGTGGATTGATTATGTGTTTCCGGTTTATTTCTATGCCGCTGTTGCCTGTGTTATTATTGCCCTAAGCATGGGTAAGAACCTTATGGATATTTCTACTATTGGGATTTGGGTGGGTGCAGGACTGGCTTTTGGTCCCCAGATATTGGGACATGGAGCTATGAATCTGGCCGTTAAATCTATTTCTCCGACCCTCTTATCCACTCTTATCCTGGTTGAACCGCTGCTCGCTTCTGTATTGGCCTTTTTCCTGTTTGCCGAGCTGCCGCCACTTTTATCGATTCTAGCAATGATTATTACCCTGATGGGAGTTGCTTTTACCTGGAGGCGCAGGGCTCATTCACCTGATTAA
- a CDS encoding TonB-dependent receptor, with protein sequence MNRYLRPFFLCFSVFLLASQGLSAQTLTVVNETTLKSIPNVYIYNEGRNKVASTDLDGKADLTKFAEGDTLHFQHPSYQGLQLLFKEVEERNFRIALTERPVIMDEIFVSANKREQKITDIPQKVTRISEDQVIFHNPQTSADLLQSSGKVFVQKSQMGGGSPMLRGFAANSVLLSVDGVRMNNAIFRSGNLQNVISVDPNAVEGTEVLFGPGSIIYGSDALGGVMNFQTKNPELSYSAAEKLFELNSMGRYSTANNERTFHADAAVGFEKWGLLSSVTYSYFGDLRSGGNFYEDYPEFGKRREYIVRRNGKDMIVPNDDVRIQRFSGYEQLNLMQKVRYNPSGRWHLNYGFHFATTGNIPRYDRLIQRENGDSGDLVNAEWYYGPQIWMMNTLNIDYTGQTKWYDKVSAVFSRQWFQESRNDRKFENTKLRNREENVDVYTANIDFDKQWNEDKELFYGVESVYNFVESEAVETDIVSGEQAPVATRYPDEGSTYIQLAAYTKYQQDLSASLTAEAGARYSHILLESRFSDNYYDFPFSTIDINTGALSGNLGLIYRPLDDLQFNLNASTGFRAPNVDDASKIFDSEPGTVIMPNADLGPEYSYNLDFTVIKDFDERARLEINTYYTWLEDAMVRRPFEFNGQDSIRYDGQMSKVEAVVNSGQAYVYGASVGLSTEISTHIALQSELTYTRGRDRINDEPLRHVAPLFGRIGITYKGDRIRTEIYSEFNGQKPISDFSPSERSKPHLYTEDGSPAWATLNAKASYHLNEDIMLNAGVENIFDKHYRPYSSGISAPGRNVSVALRAHL encoded by the coding sequence ATGAATCGGTATTTACGGCCTTTTTTTCTTTGCTTTTCTGTCTTCTTATTGGCTTCGCAAGGGCTGTCTGCCCAAACGTTGACCGTTGTCAACGAAACTACACTTAAGAGTATTCCTAACGTATATATCTATAATGAAGGTCGTAATAAAGTTGCGTCCACGGATTTAGATGGGAAGGCTGATCTGACAAAGTTTGCAGAAGGGGATACCCTGCATTTTCAGCATCCATCCTACCAGGGATTACAATTATTATTTAAGGAAGTTGAAGAGCGCAATTTCCGAATTGCCCTCACAGAGCGGCCGGTTATTATGGATGAGATTTTTGTATCGGCTAATAAGCGTGAGCAAAAAATCACGGATATTCCACAGAAAGTAACGCGTATTTCCGAGGATCAGGTGATATTCCATAATCCACAGACATCAGCTGATCTGCTGCAAAGTTCAGGAAAAGTATTTGTCCAGAAAAGCCAGATGGGCGGAGGAAGTCCGATGTTGCGAGGCTTTGCAGCAAACTCGGTATTGCTTTCGGTCGACGGTGTCCGTATGAATAATGCCATATTCCGAAGCGGGAATTTACAGAATGTCATTTCAGTTGATCCTAACGCGGTCGAAGGAACAGAAGTACTTTTCGGTCCGGGTTCAATAATCTATGGCAGTGACGCACTCGGAGGAGTTATGAACTTCCAAACCAAAAATCCGGAGCTCTCTTATTCCGCAGCGGAAAAGCTGTTTGAGTTGAACAGCATGGGACGATATAGTACGGCTAACAATGAACGGACTTTTCATGCGGATGCTGCAGTTGGTTTTGAAAAGTGGGGGCTATTGAGCAGTGTTACCTACAGTTACTTTGGTGATTTGAGGTCGGGAGGAAATTTTTATGAAGACTATCCGGAATTCGGAAAACGCCGGGAATATATCGTTCGCAGAAATGGAAAGGATATGATCGTCCCAAATGATGATGTTAGGATACAGCGATTTTCCGGCTATGAGCAATTGAATCTGATGCAAAAGGTACGCTATAATCCATCGGGGCGATGGCATTTGAATTATGGATTCCATTTTGCTACTACCGGTAATATTCCGCGTTACGACCGACTGATTCAGCGTGAGAATGGAGATAGCGGAGACCTCGTAAATGCAGAGTGGTATTACGGTCCACAGATATGGATGATGAATACCTTGAATATAGATTATACGGGACAGACAAAATGGTATGATAAAGTAAGTGCGGTGTTTTCACGTCAATGGTTCCAGGAGAGCAGAAATGACCGGAAATTTGAAAATACCAAGCTACGAAACAGGGAAGAAAATGTAGATGTCTATACCGCAAATATCGACTTTGATAAGCAGTGGAATGAAGATAAAGAGCTATTCTACGGGGTAGAATCTGTTTATAATTTTGTGGAATCAGAAGCCGTGGAAACCGATATTGTAAGCGGAGAACAAGCCCCGGTTGCCACCCGCTATCCCGATGAGGGAAGTACCTATATACAGTTAGCTGCATATACCAAATATCAGCAGGATTTATCTGCCAGTCTTACAGCCGAAGCTGGCGCGAGATATAGCCATATTTTGCTGGAGTCGCGTTTTAGTGATAACTATTATGATTTTCCTTTTAGCACCATTGATATTAATACGGGTGCATTAAGCGGAAACCTGGGATTGATTTACCGACCTCTTGACGATTTACAGTTCAACTTAAACGCGTCAACCGGGTTTCGGGCACCCAATGTGGATGACGCTTCTAAAATATTTGATTCCGAGCCGGGAACGGTAATTATGCCTAATGCCGACTTGGGGCCGGAATATTCCTATAACTTAGATTTTACGGTTATTAAAGATTTTGATGAGAGGGCCCGGTTGGAGATCAATACCTACTACACCTGGCTGGAGGATGCTATGGTGAGGCGTCCCTTTGAATTTAATGGGCAGGATTCCATCCGCTATGATGGACAGATGAGTAAGGTAGAAGCCGTAGTAAACAGTGGACAGGCCTATGTGTACGGGGCTTCCGTGGGACTCTCAACAGAAATAAGTACTCATATTGCCCTTCAATCGGAGTTGACCTACACCCGGGGCAGGGATCGCATCAATGATGAGCCGTTGCGCCATGTAGCCCCCCTGTTTGGACGTATCGGAATCACCTATAAAGGAGACAGAATACGGACAGAAATCTATTCTGAATTTAACGGTCAAAAACCTATTTCTGACTTTTCTCCCTCTGAGCGAAGTAAACCACACCTTTATACCGAGGACGGATCGCCGGCATGGGCTACTTTAAACGCAAAAGCATCCTATCATTTGAATGAAGATATAATGCTCAACGCCGGGGTAGAAAACATTTTTGATAAGCATTATCGCCCGTATTCTTCCGGTATTAGTGCTCCCGGTAGAAATGTATCAGTAGCATTGAGGGCCCATCTTTGA
- a CDS encoding ABC transporter permease, with protein sequence MLAVAGLIAIGVLLPLVYLLIRAFGASSEMLTNVIFRIRNLRLLGNTLLLTGSVLLFDTLIALPLAYLSVRCRIKARRFITLLGVLPLAMPGYIMAYALLGLGGYNGTFNTMFGWNFPRISGFSGSLIVLTICTFPYLYLNLRTALLGLDQSIEEASRSLGHDAKSTFFKIILPQLKPALLAGGLLVSLHVIGDFGTVSLMRFETFSYALYLQYLSAYDRIYAAWLALMLLALTTGALVLEYRLLKQAIFHRLGRGAAKAKTFLDLGPWTIPAYSFIGILFLVAVVLPVSSISYWMNQTVFAAVAGDLFEAFLNSVKASAPAAVLSTALALPLAYIGVRYRTKLSNPIERVAYLGYATPPLAFALALVFFSLYVSPWLYQTLLLLVIAYSLHFLAEAIGPVRSALYQAPPQLEEAAQSLGYSSIKSFFKVTLPLLRGGIIAAASLVFLSAMKELSITFLLSPIGFDTLALKVWSYTGEAMFAEAAPFALAILLFSALFVGLLFSKEVKKS encoded by the coding sequence TTGTTGGCAGTAGCGGGGTTAATCGCCATCGGCGTATTGCTGCCCTTGGTCTATCTGCTCATACGTGCATTTGGAGCATCTTCAGAGATGCTCACTAACGTTATTTTTAGGATACGTAATTTACGCCTGTTAGGCAACACGCTACTCCTAACCGGAAGTGTACTGTTGTTTGATACCCTTATTGCCTTGCCGCTGGCCTATTTGTCCGTTCGATGCCGTATCAAGGCCCGGCGGTTTATTACGCTTTTAGGAGTACTGCCGCTGGCAATGCCGGGATATATTATGGCCTACGCTCTGTTAGGGCTGGGAGGTTATAACGGAACCTTTAATACCATGTTTGGGTGGAATTTCCCCCGAATAAGCGGATTCAGCGGATCACTCATTGTGCTTACCATATGTACGTTTCCCTACTTGTATCTGAATTTGCGAACGGCGCTCCTGGGGTTGGACCAGTCTATAGAAGAGGCCTCGCGCTCACTGGGGCATGATGCCAAATCCACTTTTTTTAAAATTATCTTACCACAATTAAAGCCGGCATTATTGGCGGGAGGACTGCTGGTTAGTCTCCATGTAATCGGTGATTTTGGTACGGTCTCGCTGATGCGTTTTGAAACCTTTAGTTATGCGCTCTACCTGCAGTATTTATCGGCTTATGATCGCATTTACGCTGCCTGGCTGGCCTTGATGCTTCTGGCCCTGACTACAGGAGCTCTGGTATTAGAATATCGGTTGCTGAAACAGGCTATTTTTCACCGGTTGGGACGGGGAGCCGCCAAGGCCAAAACCTTTCTTGATTTAGGTCCTTGGACTATTCCGGCCTATTCTTTTATAGGAATACTTTTCTTGGTTGCTGTTGTTTTGCCGGTTTCTTCTATCAGCTACTGGATGAACCAGACGGTATTTGCGGCGGTTGCAGGTGATCTGTTTGAAGCTTTTCTCAACTCAGTAAAGGCTTCGGCTCCGGCAGCCGTGCTCAGTACGGCTCTGGCTCTGCCCCTGGCCTATATAGGAGTACGGTATCGCACAAAATTGAGTAATCCCATAGAGCGTGTAGCGTATTTGGGATACGCTACACCACCGCTGGCCTTTGCTCTGGCCCTGGTATTCTTTTCTCTCTATGTTTCGCCATGGCTGTACCAAACACTTTTGTTGCTGGTTATTGCCTATTCGCTTCATTTTCTAGCAGAGGCTATAGGTCCGGTTCGCAGTGCATTATACCAGGCACCTCCCCAGCTTGAGGAAGCCGCACAATCGTTAGGTTATTCTTCAATAAAATCATTTTTTAAAGTAACGCTTCCGCTTTTGCGGGGTGGAATTATTGCAGCTGCTTCCTTGGTTTTTTTATCTGCAATGAAAGAGCTTTCAATAACGTTCTTATTGTCTCCTATAGGGTTTGATACGTTGGCGCTTAAGGTGTGGTCGTATACCGGAGAGGCTATGTTTGCAGAAGCAGCTCCCTTTGCACTTGCAATTTTATTATTTTCAGCTCTCTTTGTAGGGTTGTTATTCTCGAAAGAGGTAAAAAAATCATGA
- a CDS encoding ATP-binding protein, whose protein sequence is MSESTTTYNISVPASTEYLSKVRNFVANHASECGFTEQEIADIRLAVDEAYTNIIKHAYKNDRQKAVDIELGCDQSELWIALLDTGNAFDPNNYKKPDIREKIKRKKRGGVGVYLIRELMDEVEYQTDESTNTIRMTKRK, encoded by the coding sequence TTGTCTGAATCAACTACTACATATAATATTTCTGTACCCGCTTCCACGGAATATCTTTCCAAGGTACGTAACTTTGTGGCCAACCATGCCTCAGAATGTGGTTTCACTGAGCAGGAAATAGCAGATATACGCCTAGCTGTAGATGAGGCCTATACCAATATTATCAAACATGCCTATAAAAACGATCGGCAAAAGGCTGTTGATATAGAACTCGGCTGCGATCAATCTGAACTTTGGATAGCACTGCTGGATACCGGAAATGCTTTCGATCCCAATAATTATAAAAAACCAGATATTCGAGAAAAGATTAAACGCAAAAAAAGAGGGGGAGTGGGTGTTTATCTTATCCGCGAGCTGATGGATGAGGTGGAATATCAAACAGACGAGTCGACTAATACCATTCGTATGACAAAAAGAAAATAA
- a CDS encoding transglycosylase SLT domain-containing protein, whose product MNSCTERTIGIGLAVVLSCSLWLGGCGSGNESPVDDRGLSIRVTEPVQRDFDKIKEDGVLRMITRYSSNTYFLHQGIEWGFEYELVSRFAREHDLALEVVITGINESPYDLLNSGKGDLIAANYAATPERQRYVDFTRPYNLVDQVLVYSSELDNPPQTIEELAQSGLSVTVRSNSSYFHRMQDLKEEGVDIDVNLVPNEKDTESLLFDVSQGKYEVTVADDNIFQAAFSYMDGLVQGPTIAEKDTIAWAVRNNAPELKKELNNYLEGHFQLREDKEPKRSLFLQVLRKRYFEGGRRLANYYSPNPSIGESDGISPYDDLIKSVADSAGINWLMVTSVVAQETKFNPRAKSWAGAMGLMQVMPQYSEVSDTTLLYNEEINVREGVRILKRHLDHYSYMDSTNQWSFSLAAYNVGEGHLADARRLAIDQNKNPNEWEPVADALLKLMHRSYYRKARHGFCRGIETVRYVREVKNRYEIYRNVLTMRQLELNQSSPGVLGFF is encoded by the coding sequence ATGAATAGTTGTACGGAGCGTACAATAGGAATCGGACTTGCAGTAGTGCTTAGCTGTTCGCTTTGGCTGGGAGGATGTGGTTCCGGCAATGAATCCCCTGTAGATGATAGGGGACTTTCAATTAGAGTTACCGAACCGGTGCAGCGCGATTTTGATAAGATCAAGGAGGATGGCGTTCTTCGTATGATTACCCGTTACAGTTCTAATACCTATTTCCTCCATCAGGGAATTGAATGGGGCTTTGAATACGAACTTGTGAGTCGGTTTGCCAGAGAACATGACTTAGCTCTGGAAGTAGTAATCACCGGTATTAATGAAAGTCCGTATGATTTATTGAATAGCGGGAAAGGAGATCTTATTGCCGCCAATTATGCAGCAACACCCGAACGTCAGCGATATGTTGATTTTACGCGTCCCTATAACTTGGTAGATCAAGTGTTGGTTTATTCCTCTGAACTGGATAATCCTCCCCAGACTATTGAAGAACTGGCGCAAAGCGGATTATCAGTAACGGTCCGAAGCAATAGTTCCTATTTCCATCGCATGCAGGATTTGAAAGAAGAGGGAGTTGATATTGACGTAAATTTGGTACCTAACGAAAAAGATACGGAGTCGTTGTTGTTTGATGTCTCACAAGGAAAGTATGAGGTAACGGTGGCAGACGATAATATTTTTCAGGCTGCTTTTTCCTATATGGATGGATTGGTACAGGGGCCTACCATCGCAGAGAAAGATACTATTGCCTGGGCGGTGCGCAATAATGCTCCTGAATTGAAAAAAGAGCTTAATAATTATTTAGAGGGACATTTTCAGCTAAGAGAGGACAAAGAACCCAAGCGATCGCTCTTTTTGCAGGTTCTTCGTAAACGATATTTTGAGGGAGGACGGCGATTAGCCAACTATTATAGTCCCAACCCCAGTATTGGAGAGTCAGACGGTATATCTCCATATGATGATTTGATAAAATCGGTAGCAGATTCAGCGGGAATAAATTGGCTAATGGTTACTTCAGTTGTAGCTCAGGAGACAAAGTTTAATCCCCGTGCCAAGAGTTGGGCCGGTGCGATGGGCTTAATGCAGGTGATGCCCCAATACTCCGAGGTTTCGGATACAACGCTGCTTTATAATGAAGAAATCAATGTACGGGAGGGGGTGCGTATTCTGAAGAGGCATTTAGATCATTATTCCTATATGGACAGTACAAATCAGTGGTCTTTTTCTTTGGCCGCTTATAATGTAGGAGAGGGACATCTGGCCGATGCCCGTAGGCTGGCAATAGATCAGAATAAAAACCCCAATGAGTGGGAACCGGTAGCCGATGCCTTGCTAAAGTTAATGCACAGGAGCTATTATCGTAAAGCGCGCCACGGTTTTTGTCGGGGTATAGAAACCGTCCGATATGTGCGGGAGGTCAAGAACAGGTATGAAATTTACCGGAATGTTTTGACTATGCGGCAGTTAGAGCTGAATCAGTCCTCACCCGGGGTTTTGGGATTTTTCTAG